In the Oceanithermus desulfurans genome, one interval contains:
- the argC gene encoding N-acetyl-gamma-glutamyl-phosphate reductase produces MVRVAILGASGYGGSELIRILGRHPGVRLVGFSSRAYAGRPLSAAWPQIDLNTPFVQVEEAVAEAELVFMALPNGIAMKLAPQLVEEGRRVIDLSGDFRLPPDVYEAWYGIRHASPDWYPRARYGLTELFREDLPGAELVANPGCYVTAASLALAPLVAAELDGRVVVTAMSGVSGAGRDAGGTAFAEVNENLRPYKPAGRHRHTAEIEFNLARLRAQGRSLRTHGPAEARPLSFTPHLVPMTRGILVTAYVDPPRGVAPGELAELFATFYAGERFVRLSEDLPQTKGVYGANTVWISPRLDERTGQIVVFAAIDNLVKGASGQAVQNMNVVLGYDEGLGLETHGLWP; encoded by the coding sequence TTGGTCCGGGTAGCCATCTTGGGGGCCAGCGGCTACGGGGGCTCGGAGCTGATCCGCATCCTCGGCCGCCACCCCGGGGTCCGGCTCGTGGGCTTCAGCAGCCGCGCCTACGCCGGCCGCCCGCTCTCGGCCGCCTGGCCCCAGATCGACCTGAACACCCCCTTCGTCCAGGTGGAGGAGGCGGTGGCCGAGGCCGAGCTGGTCTTCATGGCGCTCCCCAACGGCATCGCCATGAAGCTGGCCCCGCAGCTGGTGGAGGAGGGCCGGCGGGTCATCGACCTCTCGGGGGACTTCCGGCTGCCGCCCGACGTCTACGAGGCCTGGTACGGCATCCGCCACGCCAGCCCCGACTGGTACCCCCGCGCCCGCTACGGGCTCACCGAGCTGTTCCGCGAGGACCTGCCCGGCGCCGAGCTGGTGGCCAACCCGGGCTGCTACGTGACCGCGGCCAGCCTGGCGCTGGCGCCGCTGGTGGCCGCGGAGCTCGACGGGCGCGTGGTCGTCACCGCCATGAGCGGCGTCTCGGGGGCCGGGCGCGACGCCGGCGGCACGGCGTTCGCCGAGGTGAACGAGAACCTGCGGCCCTACAAGCCCGCGGGCCGGCACCGCCACACCGCAGAGATCGAGTTCAACCTGGCGCGGCTGCGCGCCCAGGGGCGGTCCCTGCGGACCCACGGGCCCGCCGAAGCACGGCCGCTTTCGTTCACGCCCCACCTGGTGCCGATGACCCGCGGCATCCTGGTGACCGCCTACGTTGACCCGCCCCGCGGGGTCGCGCCGGGGGAGCTCGCGGAGCTGTTCGCGACCTTCTACGCCGGAGAGCGCTTCGTCCGCCTGAGCGAGGACCTGCCCCAGACCAAGGGGGTCTACGGAGCCAACACCGTCTGGATCAGCCCCAGGCTCGACGAGCGCACCGGGCAGATCGTCGTCTTCGCGGCCATCGACAACCTGGTCAAGGGGGCTTCGGGTCAGGCGGTGCAGAACATGAACGTCGTGCTCGGCTACGACGAGGGGCTGGGTCTGGAGACCCACGGGCTTTGGCCCTAG
- the argJ gene encoding bifunctional glutamate N-acetyltransferase/amino-acid acetyltransferase ArgJ, giving the protein MRLPEGFTAGATASGIKPSGRPDLALVRIEPEAAWAYVATTNRAAAPCVGRGRRLYADGAPVAGLIVNAGNANCATGERGVLDDRRLAELAAERLGVEPRTVLTASTGVIGVPLPVAKVEAHIGAIELTHDLDAFAEAILTTDTRVKLSERSLPGGARVVGVAKGSGMIHPNMATMLAYLFTDAAVDPDALRRRWPQVVGATFNQVTVDGDTSTNDMAVLFASGRAGPVADGAFWEAVFAVARDLARQIARDGEGAEKLITVRVRGAASEAEARTAARAVAASALWKAAVHGNDPNWGRILVALGYSGARFEPERLEIRLQETVIYDGGAVPYSGIALSQAMQAEEVVVDVDFREGEGAAEAWGCDLTEGYVKINAEYTT; this is encoded by the coding sequence ATGCGCTTACCCGAAGGATTCACGGCCGGTGCGACGGCCAGCGGCATCAAACCCAGCGGTCGCCCCGACCTTGCGCTGGTGCGGATCGAACCCGAGGCCGCATGGGCCTACGTGGCCACCACCAACCGCGCCGCCGCGCCCTGCGTGGGGCGCGGCCGGCGGCTCTACGCAGACGGAGCCCCGGTCGCGGGCCTGATCGTCAACGCCGGGAACGCCAACTGCGCCACCGGCGAACGGGGTGTCCTTGACGACCGGCGCCTCGCCGAGCTGGCCGCAGAGCGCCTGGGGGTGGAGCCCCGGACGGTGCTCACCGCCTCGACCGGCGTGATCGGCGTGCCCCTTCCCGTCGCCAAGGTCGAGGCCCACATCGGTGCGATCGAGCTCACGCACGACCTGGACGCCTTCGCCGAGGCGATCCTCACCACGGACACCCGCGTCAAGTTGAGCGAGCGGTCGCTGCCCGGCGGGGCGCGGGTGGTGGGGGTGGCCAAGGGCAGCGGGATGATCCACCCCAACATGGCGACGATGCTGGCCTACCTGTTCACCGACGCGGCCGTGGACCCGGATGCGCTGCGTCGCCGCTGGCCGCAGGTGGTGGGGGCCACCTTCAACCAGGTCACCGTCGACGGCGACACCTCGACCAACGACATGGCCGTGCTCTTTGCCAGCGGCCGCGCGGGACCGGTGGCCGACGGGGCCTTCTGGGAGGCGGTTTTCGCCGTGGCCCGGGATCTGGCGCGGCAGATCGCCCGCGACGGCGAGGGGGCCGAGAAGCTGATCACGGTGCGGGTGCGCGGAGCGGCGAGCGAAGCGGAGGCGCGCACCGCGGCGCGCGCGGTGGCGGCGAGCGCGCTCTGGAAGGCCGCCGTGCACGGCAACGACCCCAACTGGGGGCGCATCCTGGTGGCCCTCGGGTATTCGGGGGCCCGCTTCGAGCCCGAGCGGCTGGAGATCCGCCTGCAGGAGACGGTGATCTACGACGGCGGTGCGGTGCCCTACAGCGGCATCGCCCTCTCGCAGGCGATGCAGGCGGAGGAGGTCGTGGTGGACGTCGACTTCCGCGAGGGGGAGGGTGCGGCCGAGGCCTGGGGCTGCGACCTCACCGAGGGTTACGTCAAGATCAACGCCGAGTACACCACCTAG
- a CDS encoding dynamin family protein, with the protein MIDPELQRLAGEVRGLLAEGLEALARAGETTTPLRQALQDLEGPFLLVVAGEFNSGKSSLLNALLGRELLREGVTPTTDRIQWIAYGEEPGSRALEPGLVVLRLPHPLLKDVHLVDTPGTNAVIEHHQILTERFLPRADLILFTTSADRPYTASERDFLELIRGWGKKVVLVVNKLDLLGPDEAEEVLAYVREQAARTLGVEPPVFGVSARRARAGEDGGVKELEAFIERVLREEAARIKLGSPLGVLERLLEQGGERLGREAEALAAELETCARLEALLARHERRVREEFRGQTAQLREVVAAVQRRAARWLDETLRFGRLFDLMNASKIQKSFEAEVVGEAHRELERKIQESLAWLARAERDLLASALDLLNTRGGARAYDDGAPTLSEQVTRALEAYDSEAEARDLQGLLSRALQHTALAELGAVGLGAGLALALHGLAADVTGVTAGLVAAVLGLSILPRRKRAAQRRVDEGLDRLERELSEGLEATLEGELGRSAARFRALYRDRCAELQDRQQTLQALRERLQELRRRAGALRIELEA; encoded by the coding sequence GTGATCGACCCCGAACTGCAACGCCTGGCGGGCGAGGTGCGCGGGCTGCTCGCCGAAGGTCTGGAAGCGCTCGCGCGGGCCGGGGAGACGACAACCCCCCTGCGCCAGGCCCTTCAGGACCTGGAAGGCCCCTTCCTGCTCGTGGTCGCGGGCGAGTTCAACAGCGGCAAGTCGAGCCTGCTCAACGCCCTCCTCGGCCGCGAGCTGCTGCGCGAGGGGGTGACCCCGACGACCGACCGCATCCAGTGGATCGCCTACGGCGAGGAGCCGGGCAGCCGGGCCCTGGAGCCGGGTCTGGTGGTGCTGCGCCTGCCCCACCCCCTGCTCAAGGACGTCCACCTGGTGGACACCCCGGGCACCAACGCGGTGATCGAGCACCACCAGATCCTGACCGAGCGCTTCCTCCCCCGTGCCGACCTGATCCTCTTCACCACCAGCGCCGACCGACCCTACACCGCCAGCGAGCGCGACTTTCTCGAGCTGATCCGGGGTTGGGGCAAGAAGGTCGTGCTCGTGGTGAACAAGCTCGACCTGCTGGGCCCCGACGAGGCCGAAGAAGTGCTCGCCTACGTCCGCGAGCAGGCCGCCCGCACGCTGGGCGTCGAGCCCCCGGTCTTCGGGGTTTCGGCCCGGCGGGCGCGCGCCGGGGAGGACGGGGGCGTAAAGGAGCTGGAAGCCTTCATCGAGCGCGTGCTGCGCGAGGAAGCGGCGCGCATCAAGCTGGGCTCGCCCCTGGGCGTGCTCGAGCGCCTGCTTGAGCAGGGCGGGGAGCGGCTCGGGCGCGAGGCCGAAGCGCTGGCGGCCGAACTGGAGACCTGCGCCCGCCTGGAAGCCCTGCTCGCGCGTCATGAGCGGCGGGTACGCGAAGAGTTCCGGGGCCAGACGGCGCAGCTGCGCGAGGTGGTGGCGGCCGTCCAGCGGCGCGCGGCGCGCTGGCTCGACGAGACGCTGCGCTTCGGCCGCCTCTTCGACCTGATGAACGCGAGCAAAATCCAGAAGTCCTTTGAGGCCGAGGTGGTGGGCGAGGCCCACCGCGAGCTCGAACGCAAGATCCAGGAGAGCCTGGCCTGGCTCGCCCGCGCTGAGCGCGACCTCCTGGCCTCCGCCCTCGACCTCCTGAACACCCGGGGCGGCGCCCGCGCCTACGACGACGGGGCGCCGACCCTCTCGGAGCAGGTGACGCGGGCGCTGGAAGCCTACGATTCCGAGGCCGAGGCGCGCGACCTCCAGGGGCTGCTCAGCCGCGCGCTGCAGCACACCGCGCTGGCCGAGCTGGGCGCGGTGGGCCTGGGTGCGGGGTTGGCGCTGGCGCTGCACGGTCTCGCCGCCGACGTGACCGGCGTCACCGCCGGTCTGGTGGCGGCGGTGCTGGGGCTCTCCATCCTGCCGCGGCGCAAGCGCGCCGCGCAGCGGCGGGTCGACGAAGGGCTCGACCGCCTCGAGCGCGAGCTCAGCGAGGGGCTCGAGGCCACCCTGGAGGGCGAGCTGGGCCGCTCGGCCGCGCGCTTCCGCGCGCTCTACCGCGACCGCTGCGCCGAGCTTCAGGACCGCCAGCAAACGCTGCAGGCGCTCCGGGAGCGCCTGCAGGAGCTGCGCCGGCGGGCCGGCGCCCTCAGGATCGAGCTCGAAGCCTAG
- a CDS encoding DJ-1/PfpI family protein has translation MAQKKILMFVGDYMEDYEAMVPFQMLLMAGHQVDAVCPGKKPGDTVKTAIHDFEGDQTYSEKVGHNFAVNADFDLVNPDDYDALLIPGGRAPEYLRLNPRVIKHTQAFAAAGKPIAAICHGAQILAAARVIEGYEISAYPAVGPEVELAGAKYIGPNDTFTNAHTDRNFVTAPAWPAHPEWIRQFLKVLGSRIEP, from the coding sequence GTGGCGCAGAAGAAGATCCTGATGTTCGTCGGCGACTACATGGAGGACTACGAAGCGATGGTGCCCTTCCAGATGCTGCTCATGGCGGGGCACCAGGTGGACGCGGTCTGCCCCGGAAAGAAGCCGGGCGACACCGTCAAGACCGCCATCCACGACTTCGAAGGCGACCAGACCTACAGCGAGAAGGTGGGGCACAACTTCGCGGTGAACGCCGACTTCGACCTGGTGAACCCCGACGACTACGACGCCCTGCTCATACCCGGCGGCCGCGCCCCCGAGTACCTGCGGCTCAACCCGCGCGTGATCAAGCACACCCAGGCCTTCGCCGCTGCGGGCAAGCCCATCGCCGCGATCTGCCACGGAGCCCAGATCCTGGCCGCGGCGCGGGTGATCGAGGGGTACGAGATCAGCGCCTACCCGGCCGTGGGGCCTGAGGTGGAGCTGGCGGGTGCGAAGTACATCGGTCCGAACGACACCTTCACCAACGCCCACACCGACCGCAACTTCGTCACCGCGCCGGCGTGGCCCGCGCACCCCGAGTGGATCCGCCAGTTCCTGAAGGTGCTGGGCAGCCGCATCGAACCCTAG
- a CDS encoding succinate dehydrogenase iron-sulfur subunit: MRVNLKLLRYNPEADQAPHWESYQLDADPMDRVLDLLHKVKWETDGTLAFRRSCGHAICGSCAMMINGVNRLACKTLVQDLSGDTITIEPIRGLPVEKDLVVDMEPFFKAYKAVKPYFINDDPPPARERLQSPEEREIFDEGTKCILCAACTTSCPVFWINGTYIGPSAIVNAHRFIFDSRDQGNAERFRALSGGGGVWRCRTAYNCTEACPREIPVTHLIEEVKRAIMLNQV, translated from the coding sequence ATGCGCGTAAATCTGAAACTCTTGCGGTACAACCCCGAAGCGGATCAGGCCCCCCACTGGGAGAGCTACCAGCTGGACGCCGATCCCATGGACCGGGTCCTTGACCTGCTGCACAAGGTGAAGTGGGAGACCGACGGCACCCTCGCCTTCCGGCGCAGCTGCGGCCACGCCATCTGCGGTTCCTGCGCGATGATGATCAACGGCGTCAACCGGCTGGCCTGCAAGACGCTGGTGCAGGACCTGAGCGGGGACACGATCACCATCGAACCCATCCGCGGCCTCCCGGTGGAGAAGGACCTGGTCGTCGACATGGAGCCCTTCTTCAAGGCCTACAAGGCGGTCAAACCCTACTTCATCAACGACGACCCCCCGCCCGCCCGCGAGCGCCTGCAAAGCCCCGAAGAACGCGAGATCTTCGACGAGGGCACCAAGTGCATCCTCTGCGCGGCCTGCACCACCTCCTGCCCCGTCTTCTGGATCAACGGCACTTACATCGGCCCCTCGGCCATCGTCAACGCCCACCGCTTCATCTTCGACAGCCGCGACCAGGGCAATGCCGAGCGCTTCCGCGCCCTTTCGGGCGGCGGCGGCGTCTGGCGCTGCCGCACCGCCTACAACTGCACCGAGGCCTGCCCGCGCGAGATTCCCGTCACCCACCTGATCGAAGAGGTGAAGCGGGCGATCATGCTCAACCAGGTCTGA
- the sdhA gene encoding succinate dehydrogenase flavoprotein subunit, translated as MAHVHDVLVIGAGGSGLTAALFAARHGANVGVVSKLYPTRSHTGAAQGGIGAALGNVEEDHWEWHMFDTVKGGDYLTDQDAAEVFAREVIDAVIDLEHMGLPFDRLPNGKISQRRFGGHTRDYGKAPVHRAAHAADRTGHMILQTLYQQSIKQGITFYNEFHVLDVIFTEDGRAIGVVALEFATGELHTFMAKAIVIATGGFGRMFKVTSNAFTLAGDLQSILYRKGWIPLEDMEFFQFHPTGLYRLGILVTEGARGEGGILRNASGERFMERYAPTIKDLAPRDMVSRAMYLEIKEGRGCGPNKDYICLDLTHLDPDIIEHKLPDIAEFSRTYLGVDPIKEPIPVVPTAHYAMGGIPTTLNGEVIKDGDGTVIPGLYAVGEAACVSLHGANRLGTNSLGDLVVFGRRAGLASARFSEVESFIDLPPDAADPSRELIDGIKSRSQGETPFAIRKDLQETMMDNASVFRTEELLGKQVGIVQELMERYQNVVIQDKGDRFNADLIDALELGFLLDNAEALVHSAKNRKESRGAHAREDYPDRDDDNWLKHTLVYRETPGKVRFAYKPVVLGRFEPKPRTY; from the coding sequence GTGGCACACGTACATGATGTTCTCGTCATCGGGGCCGGCGGCTCGGGCTTGACCGCAGCGCTGTTCGCGGCGCGCCACGGCGCCAACGTCGGGGTCGTGAGCAAGCTCTACCCCACCCGCAGCCACACCGGTGCGGCCCAGGGCGGTATCGGCGCGGCCCTGGGCAACGTCGAAGAAGACCACTGGGAATGGCACATGTTCGACACCGTCAAGGGCGGCGATTACCTGACCGACCAGGACGCCGCCGAGGTGTTCGCGCGCGAGGTCATCGACGCCGTGATCGACCTCGAGCACATGGGCCTGCCCTTCGACCGTCTACCCAACGGCAAGATCTCGCAACGGCGCTTCGGCGGGCACACCCGCGACTACGGCAAAGCGCCGGTGCACCGCGCCGCCCACGCGGCCGACCGCACCGGGCACATGATCCTGCAGACCCTCTACCAGCAGTCGATCAAGCAGGGCATCACCTTCTACAACGAGTTCCACGTCCTCGACGTGATCTTCACCGAAGACGGCCGGGCCATCGGGGTGGTGGCGCTCGAGTTCGCCACCGGCGAGCTCCACACCTTCATGGCCAAGGCGATCGTGATCGCCACGGGCGGCTTCGGCCGCATGTTCAAGGTCACCTCGAACGCCTTCACGCTCGCCGGCGACCTGCAGTCGATCCTCTACCGCAAGGGCTGGATCCCCCTGGAGGACATGGAGTTCTTCCAGTTCCACCCCACCGGCCTCTACCGCCTGGGCATCCTGGTCACCGAGGGCGCCCGCGGCGAGGGCGGCATCCTGCGCAACGCGAGCGGCGAACGCTTCATGGAGCGCTACGCCCCCACGATCAAGGACCTGGCGCCGCGCGACATGGTCAGCCGCGCCATGTACCTGGAGATCAAGGAAGGGCGCGGCTGCGGGCCCAACAAGGACTACATCTGCCTCGACCTCACCCACCTCGACCCGGACATCATCGAGCACAAGCTCCCCGACATCGCCGAGTTCTCGCGCACCTACCTGGGCGTCGACCCGATCAAGGAGCCGATCCCGGTGGTGCCGACCGCCCACTACGCCATGGGCGGCATCCCCACCACGCTGAACGGCGAGGTGATCAAGGACGGCGACGGCACCGTGATCCCGGGCCTCTACGCGGTGGGCGAGGCCGCCTGCGTCAGCCTCCACGGCGCCAACCGCCTGGGTACGAACTCGCTGGGCGACCTGGTGGTCTTCGGGCGCCGCGCCGGCCTGGCCTCCGCGCGCTTCTCGGAGGTCGAGTCCTTCATCGACCTGCCCCCCGACGCCGCCGACCCGAGCCGCGAGCTGATCGACGGCATCAAGTCGCGCAGCCAGGGCGAGACGCCCTTCGCCATCCGCAAGGACCTCCAGGAAACCATGATGGACAACGCCTCGGTCTTCCGCACCGAGGAGCTGCTGGGGAAGCAGGTGGGCATCGTCCAGGAGCTGATGGAGCGCTACCAGAACGTCGTCATCCAGGACAAGGGGGACCGGTTCAACGCCGACCTCATCGACGCGCTCGAGCTGGGCTTCCTGCTCGACAACGCCGAGGCGCTGGTGCACTCCGCCAAGAACCGGAAGGAGTCGCGCGGCGCGCACGCCCGCGAGGACTACCCGGACCGCGACGACGACAACTGGCTGAAGCACACCCTGGTTTACCGGGAGACCCCCGGCAAGGTGCGCTTCGCGTACAAGCCCGTGGTGCTGGGCCGCTTCGAGCCCAAGCCGCGCACCTACTAG
- the sdhD gene encoding succinate dehydrogenase, hydrophobic membrane anchor protein — protein sequence MAIKTRNFNEARQQASTNVELIWWVFMRVSGVLLVFLVLGHIYMNNIMISNTSIDYDYVASRFSQPLIKVYDLVMLALAMLHGTNGLRYVIDDYVHHAGWRSFIKFVLYFLVALLIATGTMLLFSFPFNKVGG from the coding sequence ATGGCGATCAAGACCCGTAACTTCAACGAAGCCCGCCAGCAGGCCAGCACCAACGTCGAGCTCATCTGGTGGGTCTTCATGCGCGTCTCCGGGGTGCTGCTGGTCTTCCTGGTGCTGGGCCACATCTACATGAACAACATCATGATCAGCAACACCTCGATCGACTACGACTACGTCGCGTCCAGATTCTCGCAGCCGCTGATCAAGGTCTACGACCTGGTCATGCTCGCGCTGGCGATGCTCCACGGCACCAACGGCCTGCGCTACGTCATCGACGACTACGTCCACCACGCCGGCTGGCGCAGCTTTATCAAGTTCGTGCTTTACTTCCTGGTTGCGTTGCTGATCGCCACCGGCACCATGCTGCTCTTCAGCTTCCCGTTCAACAAGGTAGGAGGTTAG
- the sdhC gene encoding succinate dehydrogenase, cytochrome b556 subunit translates to MYRGREGQWAFYLHRITGVAILLYLLVHVGELTAAMFGAKYSNAILEFFHQPLFQLGLLGVIGAVLYHALNGLRILIMDFTSWGTRVQQQLWYGVLVLFALLYIPTMIKILPEIFGGGGH, encoded by the coding sequence ATGTACCGCGGAAGAGAAGGGCAATGGGCTTTTTACCTCCACCGGATCACCGGGGTCGCGATCCTGCTCTACCTATTGGTTCACGTAGGCGAGCTCACGGCCGCGATGTTCGGTGCCAAGTACTCCAACGCGATCCTCGAGTTCTTCCACCAGCCCCTGTTCCAGCTCGGACTGCTCGGCGTGATCGGAGCCGTGCTCTACCACGCCCTCAACGGACTGCGCATCCTCATCATGGACTTCACCTCCTGGGGGACGCGCGTGCAGCAGCAGCTGTGGTACGGCGTCCTGGTGCTGTTTGCGCTCCTCTACATCCCCACGATGATCAAGATCCTGCCCGAAATCTTCGGGGGCGGAGGTCACTGA